The Neovison vison isolate M4711 chromosome 10, ASM_NN_V1, whole genome shotgun sequence genome has a segment encoding these proteins:
- the MYOCOS gene encoding myocilin opposite strand protein has translation MAQKSLTGHANDLPYGDLASEVTRRRVTMATGEEISTKKSDEAGEMPPTLDSEQGPAGVAGPSEPPAPPPSPAEDCRV, from the exons ATGGCCCAGAAGAGCCTCACAGGCCACGCCAACGACCTGCCCTACGGAGACCTGGCCTCCGAGGTGACCAGGCGCAGAGTCACCATGGCCACGGG AGAAGAGATATCTACCAAGAAAAGTGATGAAGCCGGGGAGATGCCCCCCACTCTGGACTCGGAGCAAGGCCCTGCTGGCGTGGCTGGCCCTTCAGAACCCCCCGCGCCGCCTCCTTCCCCCGCTGAAGACTGCAGAGTCTGA
- the MYOC gene encoding myocilin, giving the protein MAAVQLLLLACLMRAFEARTAQLRKADDGGRCHYTFSVASPTEPSCPEQGQAASAIGDLQRDSSAQRADLEATKARLSSLEGLLCRLTEGQAAGPSDGQQGLQGELDALRRDREQLETQARELEVAYGNLLRDKAALEEEKRQLGQENDDLARSLESSIQEVARLRRGQCPQAHNSSQDVPPGSGEEVPKWNVETANFQELKSELTEVPASRILEESPSGHPENEEGDPGPRRAKTLRGGEGSRRTPAWPRVVAAAAGSDQRLSGRAGGGGSFALRAASLRRPKTLAPRNKATACPPDLRACFA; this is encoded by the exons ATGGCCGCCGTCCAGCTGCTCCTTCTGGCCTGCCTCATGCGGGCTTTCGAGGCCAGGACGGCCCAGCTGCGGAAGGCCGATGACGGCGGCCGCTGCCACTACACCTTCAGCGTGGCCAGCCCCACCGAGCCCAGCTGCCCCGAGCAGGGCCAGGCGGCGTCCGCCATCGGGGACCTGCAGAGAGACAGCAGCGCCCAGCGGGCTGACCTGGAGGCCACCAAAGCCCGCCTCAGCTCCCTGGAGGGCCTCCTCTGCCGGCTGACCGAGGGCCAGGCGGCCGGGCCCTCAGACGGCCAGCAGGGGCTGCAGGGGGAGCTGGATGCCCTGAGAAGGGACAGAGAACAGCTGGAAACCCAGGCCAGGGAGCTGGAGGTGGCCTATGGCAACCTCCTCCGCGACAAGGCAGctctggaggaagagaagaggcagcTGGGGCAGGAGAACGACGATCTGGCCCGGAGCCTAGAAAGCAGCATCCAGGAGGTGGCCCGGCTGAGAAGGGGCCAATGTCCCCAGGCCCACAACTCCTCTCAGGACGTGCCACCAGGCTCCGGGGAGGAAG TTCCTAAATGGAATGTGGAGACCGCGAACTTCCAGGAGCTGAAGTCAGAGTTAACTGAGGTTCCTGCTTCCCGAATCCTGGAGGAGAGTCCATCTGGCCATCCTGAGAATGAAGAGGGAGACCCTG GGCCCCGCCGGGCGAAGACGCTGCGTGGCGGGGAGGGCTCGCGCCGGACGCCCGCCTGGCCCCGGGTCGTCGCCGCCGCCGCGGGGTCAGACCAGCGGCTCTCGGGCcgcgcggggggaggggggagctttGCGCTTCGCGCGGCCTCGCTGCGGCGCCCCAAAACCTTGGCCCCGCGAAATAAAGCCACAGCCTGTCCTCCTGACCTCCGCGCCTGCTTTGCTTAG